The genomic stretch CGGAGATATGGTTAAAAAAGGAGCAGTAATAATTGATGTTGGTTTTTCTCACAATAAAAAGAGGAAAGCAGCCGGCGATGTAGATTTCAAAAGCGTCTCTAAAAAAGCAAGCTATATTACTCCAGTTCCCGGAGGCGTTGGTCCTATGACCATTGCTTGCTTGCTTAAAAACTTAGTATGGACTTATACTTATTCCAACAAATAAATCAATTCGCTGGTAGATGGCTTTGGCTTGATACTTTAGGTATTTATCTCGCTGAATATTTTGAATATGTTGTAGTTTTTTGTTTGCTTTTATTTTTATTGAAACTTAAAAAGTACTGGAAGATGGTTTTTCAGGCAATTATTTCTGCTGTTTTGGCAAGGTTTATTGTTGTAGAGCTTATTCGCTGGCTTTGGTCACGGTCAAGGCCTTTTGTTGAAAACAATGTTAATTTGCTTTTGACTCATAACAAAGCTTCTT from Patescibacteria group bacterium encodes the following:
- a CDS encoding phosphatase PAP2 family protein gives rise to the protein MDLYLFQQINQFAGRWLWLDTLGIYLAEYFEYVVVFCLLLFLLKLKKYWKMVFQAIISAVLARFIVVELIRWLWSRSRPFVENNVNLLLTHNKASFPSGHAAFFFALSFIVYLHNKKIGILFFIASFLICLARIFTGIHWPTDILAGAFIGILSGWLLYKIFK